One genomic window of Pseudomonas chlororaphis subsp. piscium includes the following:
- a CDS encoding AzlC family ABC transporter permease codes for MSSVLLPRTAFLRGAVAIMPLSLATAPWGLLAGSMAIEANLTPLQGQGLSSIVFAGAAQLVAIGMLKGGAGIFSILLTTLLLTSQHLLYGMSLRSVISPLPGRWRVGLGFLLTDELFALTSQHDKQQFDRWYALGVGLTFYIAWNLFTLAGIVLGRAIPGLEHLGLDFSIAATFIALITPLVRNVPTLVCVAVSLFCSVLLSYWQWGSALVLSGLMGMTAGFLCNKFYRERT; via the coding sequence ATGTCCAGCGTTCTTCTTCCCCGTACCGCGTTCCTGCGCGGCGCCGTTGCCATCATGCCGCTGTCCCTGGCCACCGCGCCCTGGGGCCTGCTGGCGGGCTCCATGGCCATCGAGGCCAATCTCACGCCCCTGCAAGGCCAGGGTTTGTCGAGCATCGTCTTCGCCGGCGCCGCGCAACTGGTGGCGATCGGCATGCTCAAGGGCGGTGCGGGGATCTTCTCGATCCTGCTCACCACCCTGCTGCTGACCTCCCAGCACCTGCTGTACGGCATGAGCCTGCGCTCGGTGATTTCCCCGCTGCCGGGACGCTGGCGGGTCGGCCTGGGGTTCCTGCTCACCGATGAGCTGTTCGCCCTGACCAGCCAGCACGACAAGCAGCAGTTCGACCGCTGGTACGCCCTCGGCGTGGGCCTGACGTTCTACATCGCCTGGAACCTGTTCACCCTGGCCGGCATCGTCCTCGGGCGCGCCATTCCCGGGCTCGAACACCTGGGCCTGGACTTCTCCATCGCCGCGACCTTTATCGCCCTGATCACCCCGCTGGTGCGCAATGTGCCGACCCTGGTCTGCGTGGCGGTGTCGCTGTTCTGCTCGGTGCTGCTGAGCTACTGGCAATGGGGCTCGGCCCTGGTGCTGTCGGGCCTGATGGGCATGACCGCGGGTTTTCTCTGCAACAAGTTCTACCGGGAGCGCACATGA
- a CDS encoding AzlD domain-containing protein yields MVWAVIFGMGLLVFLNRYVFLEPRLPVRLSSNARQFLGFAVPGMLTAICGPIVFMPEHQLNLAYDNPYLISSLVAIVLVIYTRNTLVSMLLSMAFFFLLRWWL; encoded by the coding sequence ATGGTCTGGGCAGTGATTTTCGGCATGGGGTTGCTGGTGTTTCTCAACCGCTATGTGTTTCTCGAACCGCGCCTGCCGGTGCGCCTGAGCAGCAACGCCCGACAGTTCCTCGGGTTCGCCGTACCGGGCATGCTCACGGCGATCTGCGGGCCGATCGTGTTCATGCCCGAGCACCAGCTGAACCTGGCCTACGACAACCCGTACCTGATCAGCTCGCTGGTGGCCATCGTCCTGGTGATCTACACCCGCAACACCCTGGTCAGCATGCTGCTGAGCATGGCGTTCTTTTTCCTGCTGCGGTGGTGGTTGTAG
- a CDS encoding cytochrome c biogenesis protein DipZ yields the protein MLLIAFLGGVLTILSPCILPVVPFLFARADRSRGSVLLTLGGMALTFALVSSLAVVSSDWIIRANGIGRQLALIVLGLFALSLIFTRFGNWLARPWVSLGNRLDGLRLDRARKLSGPLTALLLGVATGLLWAPCAGPILGVILTGAMLQGASAQTSLLLLAYGLGSALSLGLLIFAGRGLVNRLKPSLPATAWLRRAAGYLVLLAVVAIGSGVDDRLLASTSSQGGAALEQGLLKAVPKALDYLIDKAGATPVETLPSKGPMPSLSGAVQWLNSPPLDAETLRGKVVLVDFWTYDCINCQHSLPYVNAWAKKYAKDGLLVIGVHTPEYAFEKVIDNVKAQVRKLDIGYPVAIDNDYAIWRAFDNQYWPAHYFIDARGQVRYSHFGEGSYEAQEQVIQQLLQEAKAS from the coding sequence ATGTTGCTCATTGCGTTTCTCGGCGGGGTTCTGACCATCCTCAGCCCCTGCATCCTTCCGGTGGTGCCGTTCCTGTTCGCCCGGGCCGACCGCTCGCGCGGCTCGGTGCTGCTGACCCTCGGCGGCATGGCGCTGACCTTTGCCCTGGTGTCGAGCCTGGCGGTGGTCAGCAGCGACTGGATCATCCGCGCCAACGGCATCGGGCGCCAGCTGGCGCTGATCGTGCTGGGGCTGTTCGCCTTGTCGTTGATCTTCACCCGCTTCGGCAACTGGTTGGCGCGGCCCTGGGTCAGCCTGGGCAATCGCCTGGATGGCCTGCGCCTCGACCGGGCGCGCAAGCTCTCCGGGCCGCTGACGGCGCTGTTGCTCGGGGTGGCCACCGGTTTGCTCTGGGCGCCCTGTGCCGGGCCGATTCTCGGGGTGATCCTGACCGGCGCCATGCTGCAAGGGGCCAGCGCCCAGACCAGCCTGTTGCTGCTGGCCTACGGCCTGGGCAGTGCCTTGTCCTTGGGGCTGCTGATCTTCGCCGGAAGAGGGCTGGTCAACCGGCTCAAGCCGTCCCTGCCGGCCACCGCCTGGTTGCGCCGCGCCGCCGGTTACCTGGTGTTGCTGGCGGTGGTGGCGATCGGCAGCGGGGTGGACGACCGTCTGTTGGCCAGCACTTCATCTCAAGGTGGTGCGGCCCTCGAGCAGGGCCTGCTGAAGGCCGTGCCCAAGGCCCTGGACTACCTGATCGACAAGGCCGGCGCCACGCCCGTCGAGACGCTGCCGAGCAAAGGCCCGATGCCTTCGCTGAGTGGCGCGGTGCAATGGCTGAACTCGCCGCCGCTGGACGCCGAAACCCTGCGCGGCAAGGTGGTGCTGGTGGACTTCTGGACCTACGACTGCATCAACTGCCAGCACAGCCTGCCCTATGTGAATGCCTGGGCGAAAAAGTACGCCAAGGACGGGCTGCTGGTGATCGGCGTGCACACCCCGGAGTATGCCTTCGAAAAGGTCATCGACAACGTCAAGGCCCAAGTGCGCAAGCTGGATATCGGCTACCCGGTGGCCATCGACAACGACTACGCGATCTGGCGCGCCTTCGACAACCAGTACTGGCCGGCCCACTACTTTATCGACGCCCGCGGGCAGGTGCGCTACAGCCACTTTGGCGAGGGCAGTTACGAGGCCCAGGAGCAGGTGATCCAGCAGTTGTTGCAGGAGGCCAAGGCGTCGTGA